A window of the Gottschalkia purinilytica genome harbors these coding sequences:
- a CDS encoding phage terminase small subunit P27 family, whose protein sequence is MARPRQPIELIMAKGKKNLTKKEIEERKNTEVRAKRDNIVAPSYLTDDLKEEFNRIASELINIEIMSNLDCEALARFIVSESQYQKVTLKILKMKTIGPTYVELLKVQEKLFKMCRQSASDLGLTISSRCKLVIPKKEENKEKTEEEKMFGSQL, encoded by the coding sequence GTGGCAAGACCAAGGCAACCAATAGAACTGATAATGGCTAAAGGAAAGAAGAATCTAACTAAGAAAGAAATAGAAGAAAGAAAAAATACAGAGGTTAGAGCCAAGAGAGATAATATAGTAGCTCCTTCTTACCTTACAGATGATTTAAAAGAGGAATTCAATCGTATAGCTAGTGAATTGATAAATATTGAAATCATGAGTAATTTAGATTGTGAAGCCTTAGCAAGATTTATAGTGTCAGAAAGTCAATATCAAAAAGTTACTTTAAAGATTTTAAAAATGAAAACTATAGGCCCTACCTATGTCGAACTATTAAAAGTTCAAGAGAAGCTATTTAAAATGTGTAGACAAAGTGCAAGTGACTTAGGCTTAACTATTAGCTCTAGGTGTAAACTAGTTATCCCGAAAAAAGAAGAAAATAAAGAAAAGACGGAAGAAGAAAAGATGTTTGGTAGTCAACTATAA